A stretch of the Corylus avellana chromosome ca6, CavTom2PMs-1.0 genome encodes the following:
- the LOC132185646 gene encoding adenylate kinase 5, chloroplastic isoform X1 has translation MLPTATLSSLHSTNVYPTPSLSPLSTPSLPSSSSSSSFSLPPSSPTERRRLRSFCVFGDTHLRINPIPRGLKVNCSVSSEPLKVMISGAPASGKGTQCELIVQKFGLVHISTGDILRSEVSSGTEIGNKAKEFMNAGRLVPDEIVTAMVTSRLSREDAKERGWLLDGYPRSFSQAQSLEKLKIRPDVYIVLDVPDEILIERCIGRRLDPVTGKIYHLKSFPPESEEIKARLVIRPDDTEEKVKSRLEIYKKNAEAISSSYLNIMNKLNGNRPKEEVFREIESLLLQVRKDTVKTTKSGNAVLESNYRKNQASAIQDSWKGIPTRLNNIPHSREIRKYFYTDVLEATKRAIYDGRTRLKVEINIPELNPEMDVYRIGTLMELVRVIALSFADDGKRVKVCVQGSMGQGAQAGMPLQLAGTRQILEFMDWGDYGALETFVKIGSVGAKEVDEQDDMFIIVAPQNAVGNCIIDDLKAMTDAAGNRSVILVNPRLKDLPGSSGIMQTMGRDKRLEYAASFENCYFFRLLYYAGTQYPIMGALRMSFPYRYELYKRVDGVSGKEKYAILSTFPERPNTDEINDAFEGKPRNETKKASGIWGFLSGIF, from the exons ATGTTACCCACCGCGACACTCTCTTCTCTTCACTCCACCAATGTGTATCccactccctctctctctcctctctccactccctctcttccttcttcttcttcttcctcctctttttctcttccgCCATCTTCTCCTACCGAGCGTCGTCGTCTCCGCTCGTTCTGCGTCTTCGGTGACACCCATTTGAGAATTAACCCAATACCCAGA GGATTGAAGGTGAATTGTTCAGTGAGCAGCGAGCCTTTGAAGGTGATGATATCGGGTGCGCCGGCGTCGGGGAAAGGGACTCAGTGTGAGTTGATTGTCCAGAAG TTTGGATTGGTGCACATATCAACTGGGGATATTTTAAGATCTGAAGTATCTTCTGGAACAGAAATTGGaaataaagcaaaagaattCATGAATGCTGGCCGTCTAGTTCCAGATGAAATCGTGACAGCT ATGGTTACATCACGATTATCACGTGAAGATGCAAAAGAAAGAGGGTGGCTTCTAGATGGGTACCCAAGGAGCTTTTCCCAGGCACAAAGTCTGGAAAAACTGAAAATTAGACCAGATGTTTATATCGTGTTAGAT GTTCCTGATGAAATTCTAATCGAAAGATGCATTGGTAGAAGGCTAGATCCTGTAACGGGGAAGATTTATCATCTAAAAAGTTTTCCTCCAGAGAGTGAGGAAATTAAAGCCAGACTTGTTATTCGCCCTGATGATACTGAGGAAAAA GTGAAGTCACGTCtagaaatatacaagaaaaatgCAGAAGCAATCTCATCCTCGTACTTGAACATAATGAATAAG TTAAATGGAAACCGTCCAAAAGAAGAAGTTTTCAGAGAAATAGAATCTTTGCTTTTGCAAGTGCGTAAAGATACAGTAAAGACAACAAAATCAG GGAATGCAGTACTTGAAAGTAACTACCGGAAGAATCAGGCTTCTGCAATCCAG GATAGCTGGAAAGGAATTCCTACTAGATTGAATAATATTCCTCACTCAAGGGAAATTAGGAAATATTTCTATACTGATGTGCTAGAAGCAACAAAAAGAGCCATTTATGATGGAAGAACTCGACTAAAG GTAGAGATTAACATTCCAGAGCTGAACCCAGAAATG GATGTTTATCGAATCGGCACCTTAATGGAACTTGTTCGAGTAATTGCTCTTTCATTTGCTGACGATGGAAAGCGTGTCAAG GTCTGTGTGCAAGGATCTATGGGGCAAGGTGCACAAGCTGGGATGCCATTGCAGCTTGCTGGTACTCGACAGATCTTAGAGTTTATGGATTGGGGTGATTATGGTGCATTGGAGACCTTTGTCAAGATTGGTTCTGTAG GTGCCAAAGAGGTTGATGAGCAAGATGACATGTTTATCATAGTGGCTCCTCAGAATGCTGTTGGGAATTGTATTATTGAT GATCTCAAAGCTATGACCGATGCTGCTGGGAACCGATCAGTTATTCTTGTCAATCCTAGGCTCAAG GATTTACCTGGTTCCAGTGGTATCATGCAA ACAATGGGTCGGGACAAGAGATTGGAGTATGCTGCCTCATTCGAAAATTGTTATTTCTTTCGGCTTCTCTATTATGCAGGAACCCAGTATCCAATTATGGGTGCTCTCAG GATGTCTTTCCCATATCGTTATGAACTGTATAAGAGGGTGGATGGAGTATCTGGAAAGGAGAAGTATGCCATCTTGTCCACTTTTCCTGAAAGGCCAAACACTGATGAAATTAATGATGCCTTCGAAGGAAAACCAAG AAATGAAACTAAGAAAGCCTCAGGAATTTG GGGCTTCTTGAGTGGTATATTTTGA
- the LOC132185646 gene encoding adenylate kinase 5, chloroplastic isoform X2 has protein sequence MLPTATLSSLHSTNVYPTPSLSPLSTPSLPSSSSSSSFSLPPSSPTERRRLRSFCVFGDTHLRINPIPRGLKVNCSVSSEPLKVMISGAPASGKGTQCELIVQKFGLVHISTGDILRSEVSSGTEIGNKAKEFMNAGRLVPDEIVTAMVTSRLSREDAKERGWLLDGYPRSFSQAQSLEKLKIRPDVYIVLDVPDEILIERCIGRRLDPVTGKIYHLKSFPPESEEIKARLVIRPDDTEEKVKSRLEIYKKNAEAISSSYLNIMNKLNGNRPKEEVFREIESLLLQVRKDTVKTTKSGNAVLESNYRKNQASAIQDSWKGIPTRLNNIPHSREIRKYFYTDVLEATKRAIYDGRTRLKVEINIPELNPEMDVYRIGTLMELVRVIALSFADDGKRVKVCVQGSMGQGAQAGMPLQLAGTRQILEFMDWGDYGALETFVKIGSVGAKEVDEQDDMFIIVAPQNAVGNCIIDIEYAGSQSYDRCCWEPISYSCQS, from the exons ATGTTACCCACCGCGACACTCTCTTCTCTTCACTCCACCAATGTGTATCccactccctctctctctcctctctccactccctctcttccttcttcttcttcttcctcctctttttctcttccgCCATCTTCTCCTACCGAGCGTCGTCGTCTCCGCTCGTTCTGCGTCTTCGGTGACACCCATTTGAGAATTAACCCAATACCCAGA GGATTGAAGGTGAATTGTTCAGTGAGCAGCGAGCCTTTGAAGGTGATGATATCGGGTGCGCCGGCGTCGGGGAAAGGGACTCAGTGTGAGTTGATTGTCCAGAAG TTTGGATTGGTGCACATATCAACTGGGGATATTTTAAGATCTGAAGTATCTTCTGGAACAGAAATTGGaaataaagcaaaagaattCATGAATGCTGGCCGTCTAGTTCCAGATGAAATCGTGACAGCT ATGGTTACATCACGATTATCACGTGAAGATGCAAAAGAAAGAGGGTGGCTTCTAGATGGGTACCCAAGGAGCTTTTCCCAGGCACAAAGTCTGGAAAAACTGAAAATTAGACCAGATGTTTATATCGTGTTAGAT GTTCCTGATGAAATTCTAATCGAAAGATGCATTGGTAGAAGGCTAGATCCTGTAACGGGGAAGATTTATCATCTAAAAAGTTTTCCTCCAGAGAGTGAGGAAATTAAAGCCAGACTTGTTATTCGCCCTGATGATACTGAGGAAAAA GTGAAGTCACGTCtagaaatatacaagaaaaatgCAGAAGCAATCTCATCCTCGTACTTGAACATAATGAATAAG TTAAATGGAAACCGTCCAAAAGAAGAAGTTTTCAGAGAAATAGAATCTTTGCTTTTGCAAGTGCGTAAAGATACAGTAAAGACAACAAAATCAG GGAATGCAGTACTTGAAAGTAACTACCGGAAGAATCAGGCTTCTGCAATCCAG GATAGCTGGAAAGGAATTCCTACTAGATTGAATAATATTCCTCACTCAAGGGAAATTAGGAAATATTTCTATACTGATGTGCTAGAAGCAACAAAAAGAGCCATTTATGATGGAAGAACTCGACTAAAG GTAGAGATTAACATTCCAGAGCTGAACCCAGAAATG GATGTTTATCGAATCGGCACCTTAATGGAACTTGTTCGAGTAATTGCTCTTTCATTTGCTGACGATGGAAAGCGTGTCAAG GTCTGTGTGCAAGGATCTATGGGGCAAGGTGCACAAGCTGGGATGCCATTGCAGCTTGCTGGTACTCGACAGATCTTAGAGTTTATGGATTGGGGTGATTATGGTGCATTGGAGACCTTTGTCAAGATTGGTTCTGTAG GTGCCAAAGAGGTTGATGAGCAAGATGACATGTTTATCATAGTGGCTCCTCAGAATGCTGTTGGGAATTGTATTATTGAT ATTGAATACGCAGGATCTCAAAGCTATGACCGATGCTGCTGGGAACCGATCAGTTATTCTTGTCAATCCTAG